The genome window AAGGAGGACGAGTTTTTCGCTCCGAACGAGAAGGCTTTTCGCACTCAGAGCATCAAGGAGGACATCAGCAACACCATGTCTCCTCAGCCCGGGGGTGTTCCAGGTGTGACGACGAATGCAAGCACTGAGAGCGCCTCCAGCCAATTCCCTGTCCTGACCAACAGCGTCACCAAGAAAGATACGATGACGGACTATGCGATCAGCAGTTCCAGAACGAATCTGACAAAACACGCCGGTAACATCAGCAAACTCAGCGCCGCTGTGATGATCAACACCAATGGCAATCCGCTGTTTGCGAACGCGTCATCGAATCAAGTGGAAGAAACCACGCTGAAGTTGAAGCAAGCAGTGGCCAATGCCCTCGGAGAAGTCGGAACAGATTTGGCAGAGGTTAGGAACGTGTCGCTGACTCTCGTGAATTTCAATCGCGACCACGAGGTCAAACTCGAGGCGAAATTGGACAAAGAACAGCGGAAGGAACTCTACGTGAACGTCAGCCGTTGGGTGCTCTACGGCGTGCTGGGCTTGGCGGCGTTGATCGGGTTCTGGCGCTTGGTCCGCAGTTCGTCCGAGGAACTTCTCCCCACGGGCATTCCAGTCGGTCAGTTGGTTGGTGGCCAGTTGGTCTATGAGGCGCCGGCGGGTGTGTCCGGCATGGTCGCAGGCATGGCCATGCCATCGGGCGTTGCACAGACGGTTGCGGACCAGCAGGGCACTGAAGCTATCATGCCTGAAGAACAGGAAGTCGAAGAATTACAGGCCGCCAAGTCGAAATTGGTCATGGACTTCGGCCTTGGCCAGCAAGCGCCTGAACGGATTACGATTGAAGTTCTCAAACAGTTGATCCGCGAGAACCCGGCGAAGATGAGCCAGGCTGCACGAAGCTGGTTGAGCCGGAAGACGCAGGATACCGGACCAGTCTAGAAAGGCACTATGCCTCCCGATTTGCAGCGAGGAACGACACAGGGCTTTGAGGGCATGACTCACCTACAGAGGTTGGCCGCACTCTTGATCCTCCTGGGCGAAGACAGCGCCAGTATCCTCCTCAAGTACTTTGACGATAACGAGCGCGAACTGATCTCGGCAGAAATGGCCAATCTTCCGCTGATGAATTTGGAGCAGCAAACCGCTGTCCTAAAGGAATTTACGGAAATGGCGCTCCAGGCGAATGCGGCATTGGGTGGCTCAGTCGAGTACACCAAGGCGGTTCTCGAGAAATCGGTGGGCATGTTCAAAGCAGCGGAAATCATCGGGCGTGTTTCGACCCGCCGAACCTCCGTGGCGACGATGCAGCAAATCATCGATATGGAGCCGCTAGCCATCGTAAACCTGATCAAAGAAGAACAACCTCAGACGATTGCGCTCGTGATCAGCTACCTTAGCGCGCAGAAGGGCGCGGAAGTTTTGCTGAACCTTGCCGAACACCTGAGCGAACAGGTCGTTGAACGCCTGGCCACGCTCTCGTCCACGCCGATTGAAGTTGTCGAGACTGTCGGTGAAGTGCTTTCCAAGAAGATCGGGCCAAAGATTTCCCGGGCGTTGAACCAAACCGGCGGTGTTAAATCCGCGGCGGCGGTCCTCAACGTAATGGACAAGACCCATCGGCAGAACATCCTCAACAAACTCGACGAGCGCACGCCGGAGTTGGTGCGATCTATCCGCATGAAGATGTTCACGTTCGACGATCTGGCCGTGCTCGACAGCAAGGCTTTGCAGAAGATCTTGCGGGAAGTCGATGCCTCCAGGCTCGCCATCGCGCTCAGCGCGGCGAACGAGAATCTGCGCGGCGCGTTGCTCGGCGCCATTTCAAAGCGCGCGGCAGACACGGTAACGGACGAAATCTCGAACCTGGGCCGGATTACTCTTCGGGAAATCGAACAATCTCAAGACA of Verrucomicrobiota bacterium contains these proteins:
- the fliG gene encoding flagellar motor switch protein FliG, with the translated sequence MPPDLQRGTTQGFEGMTHLQRLAALLILLGEDSASILLKYFDDNERELISAEMANLPLMNLEQQTAVLKEFTEMALQANAALGGSVEYTKAVLEKSVGMFKAAEIIGRVSTRRTSVATMQQIIDMEPLAIVNLIKEEQPQTIALVISYLSAQKGAEVLLNLAEHLSEQVVERLATLSSTPIEVVETVGEVLSKKIGPKISRALNQTGGVKSAAAVLNVMDKTHRQNILNKLDERTPELVRSIRMKMFTFDDLAVLDSKALQKILREVDASRLAIALSAANENLRGALLGAISKRAADTVTDEISNLGRITLREIEQSQDSIIDIVRKLEAEGEISLDVGGQ
- the fliF gene encoding flagellar M-ring protein FliF, which codes for MQALKLLGQQLSKIWSQLGINQKVIIIISGLAVLVGLGGLVYWSSRPSYALLFARLDIAEAGRIMTELDALNIPYESKSGGSSIYVHTDKVHSVRAQLATKGMPKSEGVGFEIFDKPAFGMSDFVQQVNYMRALEGELARTIAKFDGVESAQVKIVKPESRLLVDPSKKPTAAVFIKLRGNVQIEQTTVNAIRFLVANSVEGLKANGVSVVDSSGNVLSETSDEGSLMSLGTSMLAFKRNAEKYLEDKVKGMLDTVLGPNQATVRVSAEINNESLTKEDEFFAPNEKAFRTQSIKEDISNTMSPQPGGVPGVTTNASTESASSQFPVLTNSVTKKDTMTDYAISSSRTNLTKHAGNISKLSAAVMINTNGNPLFANASSNQVEETTLKLKQAVANALGEVGTDLAEVRNVSLTLVNFNRDHEVKLEAKLDKEQRKELYVNVSRWVLYGVLGLAALIGFWRLVRSSSEELLPTGIPVGQLVGGQLVYEAPAGVSGMVAGMAMPSGVAQTVADQQGTEAIMPEEQEVEELQAAKSKLVMDFGLGQQAPERITIEVLKQLIRENPAKMSQAARSWLSRKTQDTGPV